A region of Pseudomonas sp. Marseille-Q3773 DNA encodes the following proteins:
- a CDS encoding chemotaxis protein — protein sequence MDPTDLGPGTATWLGGTGTVLLGGFLWLRKFLSKDAADRAMDNADIGTVRRLNELLDSEREARKLAEARADQFAKERNDLAISVGRLEGNILALTRQVEQLTDKVTTQSEEISRLRAQLGGAN from the coding sequence ATGGACCCGACCGACCTCGGCCCAGGCACAGCCACCTGGCTGGGCGGAACGGGCACTGTCTTGCTGGGCGGCTTCCTGTGGCTGCGCAAGTTCCTCTCGAAGGATGCCGCAGACCGAGCCATGGACAACGCAGATATCGGCACCGTCCGGCGCTTGAATGAACTGCTCGATTCCGAACGCGAAGCCCGCAAGTTGGCAGAGGCCCGTGCCGATCAGTTCGCTAAGGAGCGCAACGATCTCGCGATCTCGGTTGGCCGGCTGGAAGGCAACATTCTGGCCTTGACCAGGCAGGTCGAGCAGCTGACCGATAAGGTCACCACCCAGAGCGAGGAAATCTCTCGACTCCGTGCTCAGCTTGGAGGTGCCAATTGA